Proteins from a genomic interval of Symmachiella macrocystis:
- a CDS encoding NADH-quinone oxidoreductase subunit N — MNIKIEDLVNHIYTDTGNSLWAFSPELAVCATIVLLLFARLFNVDRKGGIVSPAGLTMIGIVAAFVLSVATQSQLMSDADGIYSRELFTGLLVFDPFTGFFRLLLLAAVFIVVWLTLLSGIPDREDGPDFYILLMGATLGMMMMASANHMLMLFLAIETTSVPSYVMVGFLKGRKTASEAALKYVVYGGGAAGVMLYGISLLSGMLGTAYFPDMAMQMAKIAADPNLMTGAAITTLTLAVVMILIGLAFKLSIFPFHFWCPDAFEGASAEVAGFLSVASKAAAFALLVRFCLALVGPSADNPEALQQFNMQIGVVLGFVAAITSTFGNLAAYSQTNMKRLLAYSTIAHAGYMLMAVSAMMIFLNAPGDAATANTNASLAIEGLLYYLVVYVLMNLGAFGIVALIRNEIYSEEIADYAGMSKTSPMLAVGMLICLFSLVGIPPTGGFIGKFVIFAALFDAAQYQPIMYAVFLLGVLNTVFSLFYYLNVLRVMWIAPAKDSARIAEVPLVSKRGAYVAFLAVCVMVAGTIFIAPVYEAAEHVSTMLFSGIVP, encoded by the coding sequence ATGAATATCAAAATCGAAGACTTAGTTAACCACATTTACACCGACACGGGGAATTCGCTGTGGGCGTTTTCTCCCGAGTTAGCGGTCTGCGCCACGATTGTGTTGCTGTTGTTCGCCCGACTGTTCAACGTCGACCGCAAGGGGGGGATTGTCTCCCCGGCCGGATTGACGATGATCGGTATCGTTGCCGCCTTTGTTCTTTCGGTCGCGACTCAATCACAGCTAATGAGCGACGCGGACGGTATTTACTCCCGAGAATTGTTCACGGGATTGCTGGTCTTTGACCCTTTCACCGGATTCTTTCGGCTTTTGCTGTTGGCTGCGGTGTTTATTGTCGTCTGGCTGACGCTGCTGAGCGGCATTCCTGATCGCGAAGATGGGCCTGATTTTTACATACTACTCATGGGTGCGACGCTGGGCATGATGATGATGGCTTCGGCGAATCACATGCTGATGCTCTTTCTGGCAATCGAGACGACCAGTGTGCCCAGTTACGTCATGGTCGGATTCCTCAAAGGCCGCAAGACGGCTAGCGAAGCGGCCCTGAAATACGTCGTTTACGGCGGCGGTGCGGCCGGAGTGATGCTCTATGGAATCAGCCTGCTGTCGGGGATGCTGGGGACGGCTTATTTTCCAGATATGGCAATGCAGATGGCAAAAATCGCAGCCGATCCCAACCTGATGACCGGCGCCGCGATCACCACATTGACCTTGGCCGTCGTGATGATCCTGATTGGTTTGGCATTCAAATTGTCGATATTCCCATTCCACTTCTGGTGTCCGGACGCATTTGAAGGGGCCTCAGCTGAAGTCGCTGGGTTTCTTTCCGTAGCGTCCAAGGCAGCTGCCTTCGCTTTATTGGTGCGATTCTGTCTGGCCTTGGTGGGACCGTCCGCCGACAATCCCGAAGCACTTCAACAGTTCAATATGCAGATCGGCGTCGTACTGGGATTCGTGGCGGCAATCACATCCACGTTCGGGAACCTAGCCGCCTACAGTCAAACCAACATGAAACGGTTGCTGGCGTATTCCACAATCGCCCATGCCGGCTACATGCTGATGGCTGTTTCGGCCATGATGATTTTCCTGAATGCCCCCGGTGATGCGGCCACTGCTAACACCAATGCGAGTCTCGCAATCGAAGGACTGTTGTACTATCTGGTTGTGTATGTGTTGATGAATCTCGGGGCATTTGGAATCGTGGCACTGATCCGCAATGAGATCTATAGCGAAGAGATCGCCGATTACGCTGGCATGTCCAAAACTTCTCCGATGTTGGCCGTCGGCATGCTGATCTGCTTGTTCAGCCTGGTCGGCATTCCTCCCACAGGTGGGTTTATTGGGAAATTTGTCATTTTTGCTGCCCTGTTCGATGCCGCTCAGTATCAGCCGATCATGTATGCTGTGTTCTTACTGGGCGTGCTCAACACTGTTTTCAGCCTGTTCTATTATCTGAATGTCCTGAGAGTGATGTGGATTGCCCCCGCCAAGGACTCCGCGCGGATTGCCGAAGTGCCGTTGGTTTCCAAACGAGGAGCATACGTCGCTTTTCTGGCGGTTTGTGTGATGGTCGCCGGAACAATCTTCATTGCTCCGGTTTATGAGGCTGCTGAGCATGTTTCCACGATGTTATTTTCGGGCATCGTCCCTTAA
- a CDS encoding TatD family hydrolase gives MPMSLIDTHAHLDEEAFEPDRDEIVARATEAGLQAILTIGLTLSTSRAAVELAEKYPNVYAVVGIQPNYVHEVAPGDWEAIQALADHPRVVGIGETGLDRYWDYAPLDLQVEHFQQHMAFARQKNLPFIVHCRDASAEVLEQLKIAAAEGLLVGVMHSFCDDLETARACLEMGMHISFSGMVTFKKAANLRDLAKEIPLDRILVETDAPYLAPTPRRGKRNEPSYVRYTAACLAEVHGMTPEAFGELTTRNACQLFGLELG, from the coding sequence ATGCCCATGTCGCTCATCGACACGCACGCCCATCTGGACGAAGAGGCCTTTGAGCCGGATCGCGACGAGATCGTGGCCCGCGCGACCGAAGCGGGTTTGCAGGCAATCCTCACCATTGGCCTGACCCTTTCCACCAGCCGCGCTGCTGTCGAATTGGCGGAAAAATACCCCAACGTTTATGCCGTGGTCGGCATTCAGCCCAATTACGTGCACGAAGTCGCACCGGGGGACTGGGAGGCGATCCAAGCATTGGCCGACCACCCCCGCGTGGTCGGGATCGGCGAAACCGGTTTGGACCGCTATTGGGACTATGCTCCACTCGACCTGCAAGTCGAACACTTTCAACAACACATGGCGTTCGCTCGCCAGAAGAACCTGCCGTTCATCGTCCATTGCCGCGACGCGTCCGCCGAGGTCTTGGAACAGCTCAAAATCGCTGCTGCCGAGGGACTCTTGGTCGGGGTGATGCATTCGTTTTGTGATGACCTGGAGACTGCACGAGCCTGCCTGGAAATGGGGATGCACATTTCGTTTTCGGGGATGGTGACTTTTAAGAAAGCCGCCAACCTGCGAGACTTGGCCAAAGAGATTCCCCTCGATCGCATTTTGGTAGAAACCGATGCCCCGTATTTGGCGCCCACGCCAAGACGGGGCAAACGTAACGAACCGAGCTATGTCCGCTACACAGCCGCCTGCCTAGCGGAGGTGCACGGCATGACGCCCGAAGCCTTCGGCGAACTTACCACCCGCAACGCGTGTCAACTCTTCGGGCTGGAGCTTGGTTAG
- a CDS encoding potassium channel family protein, whose protein sequence is MQRIAILGLGRFGTTLAKSLGKSDVEVIAIDRNPNLVTAVKDDVALAVRLDSTDEEALLSQDVQNCDVCVVAIGENFEGALLTTATLKKIGAKRIICRAQTTTHAEIFQSIGADDIVQPEIETGNSLARRLANPQFQDLIELAEGYSLIDIRCPVEFRGKTLSQLQLRTEYQVNLVALKRTVTVQKDGELIQTLRITSVPKPDDVMQPDDVLVLVGSHESLERLPRG, encoded by the coding sequence GTGCAGCGGATTGCGATTTTAGGTTTGGGACGCTTTGGAACCACGCTGGCGAAGAGCTTGGGCAAAAGTGATGTCGAAGTGATTGCGATCGATCGCAATCCGAATCTCGTCACCGCTGTAAAAGACGACGTCGCCTTGGCCGTTCGGCTCGATTCCACCGACGAAGAAGCCCTGCTCAGCCAGGACGTGCAAAATTGCGATGTTTGCGTCGTTGCTATCGGCGAAAACTTTGAAGGAGCGCTACTGACGACGGCGACTCTGAAGAAAATCGGTGCCAAGCGGATCATCTGCCGTGCGCAAACAACGACGCATGCGGAAATCTTTCAAAGCATCGGGGCCGATGACATCGTGCAACCCGAAATTGAAACCGGCAACAGCCTGGCCCGTCGCTTAGCCAATCCGCAGTTCCAGGACCTGATCGAACTGGCTGAAGGGTACAGCCTGATCGACATCCGCTGTCCGGTTGAGTTTCGCGGCAAGACGTTGTCGCAACTGCAACTGCGGACAGAATATCAGGTGAACCTTGTTGCTTTAAAGCGGACTGTGACGGTCCAAAAAGATGGCGAACTGATTCAAACCCTACGCATCACCAGCGTCCCCAAACCCGACGACGTCATGCAGCCCGACGACGTCCTCGTATTAGTCGGCTCCCACGAAAGCCTAGAACGCCTACCGCGAGGTTAG
- the leuS gene encoding leucine--tRNA ligase yields the protein MPRYDAKRIEPKWQAYWEQHKTFAAPKISDQPKLYVLDMFPYPSGDGLHVGHPEGYTATDIVCRYSRMRGKAVLHPMGWDAFGLPAEQHAIKTGTHPRETTYKNIGTFRRQLKMLGFSYDWDRELATTDEDFFRWTQWIFLELFDTWFDEEQQCGRPIAELPIPEDITAAGDEAVRRYQDKNRLAYQTEAPVNWCPALGTVLANEEVIGGVSERGGHPVTRIPLRQWMLRITSYAERLLNELEEVNWPDSIKALQRNWIGRSEGAEVDFYIGDDIEAWKTARGKSGFPTEPGDDVLRVYTTRPDTLYGATYMVLAPEHPVVDRLATDEQREAVVAYRDKSATKSDLDRTDLAKEKSGVFTGSYAINPVNGEQIPIWIADYVLISYGTGAIMAVPAHDLRDWEFAVTFDIEIRPVVQPPEGYEASRDEAALATEINGEKRFPFAGLGTAVNSAAYDGMETAAFKTKITEELNTSGLGRGAVNYRLRDWLFSRQHFWGEPFPIWHELDDAGNPTGLMRAVEDKDLPVTLPDMSEFKPHGRPEPPLAEAGDEWLYSTAEDGTKLVRETNSMPQWAGSCWYYLRYIDPKNSERFVGEELEKFWMPVDLYIGGAEHAVLHLLYARFWHKVLFDRGYVSTPEPFDRLVNQGMILGEAELTAYQTADGSWLSSAMVRDAPEGVEGKVSKQTGETVTAFRLEMDQVDKQGNDFVLKDDADVAVESRSFKMSKSRGNVINPDEVVDVYGADALRLYEMFMGPLEQTKPWNMSGVEGVSRFLARAWRMIADDVAEDIKLNPAIQAVEPNADQLRILHKTIQAVSDDCEKLSFNTAISRLMEFTNHFSQQDSRPQSVMEAFVLMLSPFAPHLAEELWELLGHGETLAYAPWPEFDPAMIVESEIEIPVQVNGKKRAIIRIPAEADPAAMQAAAEADETVQKQISDKKVVKVIAVPGRMVNFVVR from the coding sequence ATGCCTCGTTACGACGCCAAGCGGATTGAGCCCAAGTGGCAAGCTTATTGGGAACAGCACAAGACTTTTGCTGCTCCGAAAATCTCCGATCAGCCCAAATTGTATGTGTTGGACATGTTTCCCTATCCTTCGGGAGACGGTTTACATGTGGGGCATCCGGAAGGTTATACGGCGACTGATATTGTCTGTCGTTATTCCCGCATGCGAGGCAAAGCGGTATTGCATCCCATGGGGTGGGACGCCTTTGGCTTGCCGGCCGAGCAACACGCCATCAAAACCGGTACGCATCCGCGAGAAACGACCTACAAAAACATCGGTACCTTCCGCCGCCAATTAAAAATGTTGGGTTTCAGCTACGACTGGGACCGCGAATTGGCGACGACCGACGAAGACTTTTTTCGTTGGACGCAGTGGATCTTCTTGGAATTGTTCGACACCTGGTTCGACGAAGAACAGCAATGCGGTCGGCCGATCGCTGAGTTGCCGATTCCCGAGGATATCACCGCTGCCGGCGACGAAGCGGTCCGTCGTTATCAAGACAAAAACCGCTTGGCCTATCAAACCGAAGCACCGGTGAATTGGTGTCCCGCCTTGGGAACGGTATTGGCCAACGAAGAGGTCATCGGCGGAGTGAGCGAGCGGGGCGGCCATCCGGTGACGCGGATTCCGTTGCGACAATGGATGTTGCGGATCACCTCGTATGCGGAGCGGTTGTTGAACGAGTTGGAAGAGGTGAATTGGCCCGACTCGATCAAGGCCTTACAGCGAAATTGGATCGGCCGCAGCGAAGGGGCGGAGGTCGATTTTTATATCGGCGACGATATCGAAGCCTGGAAAACGGCGCGCGGCAAATCCGGGTTCCCGACCGAACCGGGGGACGATGTGTTGCGGGTCTATACCACCCGCCCCGATACGTTGTACGGTGCAACGTATATGGTGTTAGCGCCGGAGCATCCTGTTGTCGATCGCTTGGCAACGGATGAACAGCGCGAGGCGGTTGTTGCGTATCGCGACAAATCGGCGACCAAGAGCGATTTGGATCGCACCGATTTGGCCAAAGAGAAATCGGGCGTCTTCACCGGCAGTTATGCGATCAATCCGGTCAACGGCGAACAGATTCCGATTTGGATCGCCGACTATGTTTTGATCAGCTACGGCACCGGGGCGATCATGGCGGTTCCGGCGCATGACTTGCGCGACTGGGAATTCGCCGTCACCTTCGACATCGAAATCCGCCCCGTCGTCCAACCCCCGGAGGGGTATGAGGCGTCGCGCGATGAAGCCGCGTTGGCAACCGAGATCAACGGCGAGAAACGGTTTCCCTTCGCTGGATTGGGAACAGCCGTCAATTCCGCCGCATACGACGGCATGGAGACAGCGGCATTTAAAACAAAAATCACCGAAGAATTGAACACATCCGGCTTGGGCCGAGGAGCGGTGAATTATCGGTTGCGGGACTGGTTGTTCAGCCGGCAGCACTTTTGGGGCGAGCCGTTTCCGATCTGGCATGAGTTGGACGATGCGGGCAACCCGACCGGCTTGATGCGGGCTGTTGAGGACAAAGATTTGCCGGTCACGTTGCCCGATATGTCCGAGTTCAAACCGCACGGACGCCCGGAACCACCGTTGGCCGAAGCGGGTGACGAATGGTTATATTCGACCGCTGAGGACGGCACGAAGTTGGTTCGTGAAACGAATAGCATGCCGCAATGGGCTGGCTCGTGCTGGTATTACTTGCGGTACATCGATCCCAAAAACAGCGAACGATTCGTCGGCGAGGAATTGGAAAAATTCTGGATGCCGGTCGATTTGTATATCGGCGGCGCCGAGCATGCGGTCTTGCACTTATTGTACGCGCGTTTTTGGCACAAAGTGTTGTTCGACCGCGGTTATGTCTCCACCCCTGAACCGTTTGACCGATTGGTCAACCAAGGCATGATTTTGGGCGAGGCGGAATTGACCGCCTATCAGACAGCTGATGGGAGTTGGTTATCGTCCGCGATGGTCCGCGATGCTCCTGAGGGCGTTGAGGGGAAAGTTAGCAAACAAACGGGCGAAACCGTCACCGCCTTCCGCTTGGAAATGGATCAAGTTGATAAGCAGGGGAACGATTTTGTATTGAAGGACGACGCCGACGTTGCCGTGGAAAGCCGGTCGTTCAAGATGTCCAAATCGCGGGGCAACGTCATCAACCCCGATGAAGTCGTCGACGTGTATGGAGCCGATGCGTTGCGGTTGTATGAAATGTTCATGGGCCCGTTGGAACAGACCAAGCCCTGGAACATGAGCGGCGTGGAGGGGGTCAGCCGGTTTTTGGCTCGAGCTTGGCGGATGATCGCCGATGATGTTGCGGAAGATATCAAATTGAATCCCGCGATCCAAGCTGTCGAACCCAACGCCGATCAATTGCGGATCTTGCATAAAACCATTCAAGCAGTCAGTGACGACTGCGAGAAATTGTCATTTAACACGGCGATCAGCCGGTTGATGGAATTCACCAATCATTTCAGCCAACAGGATTCCCGTCCCCAATCGGTGATGGAAGCATTCGTCTTGATGTTAAGCCCGTTCGCGCCGCACTTGGCTGAGGAATTGTGGGAGTTGTTAGGGCATGGCGAAACGTTGGCCTATGCACCGTGGCCGGAATTTGATCCGGCGATGATCGTCGAGTCGGAAATCGAAATCCCGGTGCAGGTCAACGGTAAGAAGCGGGCGATCATCCGGATCCCCGCCGAGGCAGACCCCGCTGCGATGCAAGCCGCCGCCGAAGCCGACGAGACGGTGCAAAAACAAATCAGCGACAAAAAAGTGGTGAAAGTGATCGCTGTGCCGGGGCGGATGGTGAATTTTGTCGTGCGGTGA
- a CDS encoding complex I subunit 4 family protein, with amino-acid sequence MSDSFLLSAIIFAPTLGAILLSFFPKEAEEGMRVFTLFVTGVTFVLTLFLLNAFDPAIGEMQMQVSKTWIGAWNINYQLGIDGISMPLVLLTSFISVLAMLASWSIKKQVKGYLILFLLLETGMLGVFMALDFFLFYVFWEVMLLPMYFLIGVWGGPRREYAAIKFFLYTLFGGVLMFIAMLMFYFGSAAAGDASTFDILRLHEIGQGKIAGIEFDGTMQLIAFWLLFVGFAIKVPTIPFHTWLPDAHVEAPTPISMILAGVLLKMGGYGILRIAFPICPEGAQVAAYVLVLIGAGSIIYGAFAAMAQTDFKRLVAYSSVSHMGYVILGIAVWKITDGTTIGKDYWNMGINGAMFQMIGHGVSSAGMFFMVGVIYDRVHHRDLNKFGGLMALMPLYGGLAAGIFFAGLGLPGLCGFPGEVFTVLSAWNFSPLIAIIAAAGVILTAGYILWAIQRVYLGPEYKGPHAEEITPMNGREISVAVTLLVFAIVLGVYPESIFGLMRSSTTLLVDNLSATAQSSVEAVTQLIK; translated from the coding sequence ATGAGTGATTCATTCCTGCTATCGGCGATCATCTTCGCACCGACTTTGGGCGCGATCCTGTTGAGTTTCTTCCCCAAAGAAGCCGAAGAAGGCATGCGGGTGTTCACGTTGTTTGTGACAGGTGTCACATTCGTGCTCACGTTATTCCTACTCAACGCATTCGACCCGGCCATCGGTGAGATGCAGATGCAGGTCAGCAAGACCTGGATCGGTGCCTGGAATATCAACTATCAGTTGGGGATCGACGGTATCAGTATGCCATTGGTCCTACTGACGAGCTTCATCTCCGTGCTGGCGATGTTGGCCTCCTGGAGCATTAAAAAGCAGGTCAAAGGCTATTTGATTTTGTTCCTGCTGTTGGAAACAGGCATGTTGGGCGTGTTTATGGCGCTCGACTTCTTCCTGTTCTATGTCTTCTGGGAAGTCATGTTGCTGCCGATGTACTTCTTGATCGGTGTGTGGGGCGGGCCACGGCGGGAATATGCGGCCATCAAGTTTTTCCTCTACACACTCTTCGGCGGCGTGTTGATGTTCATCGCCATGTTGATGTTCTACTTCGGCAGTGCGGCTGCTGGAGACGCATCGACGTTCGACATCTTGCGTCTGCATGAAATCGGCCAAGGCAAAATCGCCGGGATTGAATTCGACGGCACAATGCAATTGATTGCATTCTGGCTGCTGTTTGTCGGATTTGCGATCAAAGTTCCCACCATTCCCTTTCACACTTGGTTGCCCGACGCGCACGTCGAAGCTCCGACGCCGATCAGTATGATTTTGGCCGGTGTGTTGTTGAAAATGGGTGGCTACGGCATCTTGCGGATCGCCTTTCCGATTTGTCCCGAAGGGGCGCAGGTCGCCGCTTATGTGCTGGTCTTAATTGGAGCGGGCAGCATCATCTACGGGGCATTTGCCGCGATGGCCCAAACCGACTTCAAACGACTCGTGGCTTACAGTTCGGTCAGCCACATGGGATATGTGATCCTGGGAATCGCCGTGTGGAAAATCACCGACGGCACCACGATCGGCAAGGATTACTGGAACATGGGCATTAACGGTGCGATGTTCCAAATGATCGGACACGGCGTTTCTTCCGCCGGCATGTTCTTTATGGTGGGCGTAATTTACGATCGCGTGCACCATCGGGATCTGAACAAATTCGGCGGACTGATGGCCTTGATGCCGCTGTACGGCGGGTTGGCAGCGGGAATTTTCTTCGCTGGTTTGGGACTTCCCGGACTGTGCGGATTTCCGGGCGAAGTCTTCACCGTGTTGAGCGCCTGGAATTTCAGCCCCTTGATTGCAATCATCGCCGCTGCGGGGGTGATCCTGACGGCCGGCTACATACTGTGGGCCATTCAACGAGTTTATCTTGGCCCGGAATACAAAGGCCCGCATGCCGAAGAGATTACGCCCATGAACGGGCGCGAGATTTCGGTGGCTGTGACGTTGTTAGTGTTCGCCATTGTGTTGGGTGTCTATCCTGAGTCGATTTTCGGTCTCATGCGGTCGTCAACCACGTTGTTGGTCGACAACCTGTCGGCCACCGCGCAATCGTCTGTGGAAGCTGTCACTCAATTGATCAAATAA
- a CDS encoding 1-phosphofructokinase family hexose kinase — translation MIIAAGLTPAWQQIVLLDRLQHGEVNRAREVHWCASGKVLNVGIALHHLGAEAETISLVGGLPAHSIDVEFEKFGIARKWISTESATRVCTTLLEAETGIATELVENAAAVTAGELADFHSAFCESSTAADVILLAGSLPAGTPETYYRDLMTGLDARVIIDGRGAELAAALEAAPFLVKPNREELARTVGRELTSDDDLVAAMRELNAAGAQWVLVTQGAHAVWLTSATECLQFQPPAITPVNPIGSGDSLAAGIGWGLANGEEITRAVQLGIAAGVENALQLLPGRVEADTVIERAGTITVESYG, via the coding sequence GTGATCATCGCTGCCGGATTGACGCCCGCTTGGCAACAAATTGTGCTGCTCGATCGCTTGCAGCATGGTGAAGTGAATCGCGCACGGGAGGTACATTGGTGTGCCTCGGGCAAAGTGCTGAACGTGGGCATTGCTCTGCATCACTTGGGAGCGGAGGCGGAGACCATTTCGCTGGTCGGCGGTCTGCCCGCGCATTCGATCGATGTCGAGTTTGAAAAATTCGGGATCGCCCGCAAATGGATATCCACCGAATCTGCCACGCGCGTGTGCACGACGTTGCTCGAAGCCGAGACCGGGATCGCCACCGAATTGGTCGAAAACGCCGCCGCTGTCACTGCCGGGGAACTCGCCGATTTTCATTCGGCGTTTTGCGAATCGTCGACGGCAGCCGATGTGATTCTCCTCGCCGGTTCACTTCCAGCGGGGACACCGGAGACGTATTACCGGGATCTCATGACAGGGCTCGACGCGCGTGTGATCATCGACGGACGTGGAGCGGAATTGGCGGCGGCGCTTGAGGCAGCGCCTTTTTTGGTCAAACCCAATCGCGAAGAGTTAGCCCGTACGGTCGGCCGGGAGTTGACCAGCGACGATGACCTAGTCGCGGCGATGCGCGAACTGAATGCCGCCGGCGCTCAATGGGTGCTCGTCACCCAGGGTGCCCATGCCGTTTGGCTGACATCGGCAACCGAGTGTTTGCAGTTTCAGCCACCGGCAATCACGCCGGTCAATCCGATCGGTTCAGGCGATTCACTGGCAGCCGGCATCGGCTGGGGACTGGCGAACGGAGAGGAGATCACGCGGGCAGTGCAACTGGGCATCGCTGCCGGGGTCGAAAACGCGCTGCAATTGCTCCCGGGGCGGGTAGAGGCTGATACGGTTATAGAGCGAGCGGGGACGATTACCGTGGAATCCTATGGCTAA
- a CDS encoding iron-containing alcohol dehydrogenase, which translates to MNSLSYNLLTPAQICFGWGRRAEVGELARGLGQRAFVVVGSQTLCRNGMLAEIQQRLAAQDIKSIHVADISHEPEVADVDRLVEQLRQHQPAAGDFVMAVGGGAAIDLAKAAAAIVTNAAGDSVQDYLEGVGRGREIIAAPLPLLAMPTTAGTGSEATKNAVISSYDPPFKKSLRSDAMMPDIVLIDPELMVTVPATTTAYTGMDAITQCIESYISRRRQPIPQALAIEGLKRAVPAITAAVAHGDSRPAREAMAHAALLSGMALANSGLGMAHGVAAALGVHCRVPHGLACAVMLPVAMRTNRAVARDELEIIGRTIVDDALRGAAAVDAGIARIQEICDEVKIPQTLTEIGVSAEQIPEIVKSSRGNSMNGNPLELSDAELTQILEGML; encoded by the coding sequence TTGAATTCCCTCTCGTACAATCTGCTGACACCTGCGCAAATTTGTTTTGGCTGGGGACGTCGCGCCGAAGTCGGCGAATTGGCCCGCGGGCTGGGACAGCGAGCTTTTGTGGTTGTGGGATCACAGACCTTATGCCGCAACGGGATGTTGGCAGAAATTCAGCAGCGACTCGCCGCTCAGGATATCAAATCAATCCACGTGGCGGATATCTCACACGAACCGGAGGTCGCCGACGTCGACCGGTTGGTTGAACAATTGCGCCAACATCAACCTGCAGCGGGCGATTTTGTCATGGCGGTTGGGGGCGGAGCGGCAATCGATCTAGCGAAAGCCGCTGCCGCGATTGTCACCAATGCTGCCGGGGACTCGGTTCAGGATTATTTGGAAGGGGTCGGGCGGGGTCGGGAGATCATAGCCGCTCCGCTCCCCTTGCTGGCCATGCCCACGACCGCGGGCACCGGCAGTGAAGCCACGAAAAACGCGGTGATTTCTTCCTACGATCCCCCCTTCAAAAAAAGCCTGCGGTCCGATGCGATGATGCCCGACATCGTGCTTATCGATCCAGAATTGATGGTCACGGTCCCGGCGACGACAACCGCTTACACCGGGATGGATGCGATTACGCAGTGCATCGAAAGTTACATTTCTCGCCGCCGACAACCGATTCCACAAGCGTTGGCCATTGAGGGATTGAAACGTGCGGTACCAGCGATTACCGCAGCGGTTGCCCACGGCGATTCTCGCCCCGCTCGGGAGGCGATGGCGCATGCGGCGTTGTTATCAGGCATGGCATTGGCGAATTCCGGCCTGGGGATGGCGCACGGTGTGGCAGCGGCGCTGGGGGTGCATTGTCGTGTCCCGCACGGTTTGGCCTGTGCAGTGATGTTGCCCGTGGCGATGCGGACCAACCGCGCTGTCGCCCGCGACGAACTCGAAATCATTGGACGCACGATTGTCGACGATGCACTACGCGGCGCCGCCGCGGTCGATGCGGGGATTGCCAGGATTCAGGAGATCTGCGACGAAGTGAAAATCCCCCAGACTCTGACCGAGATCGGAGTATCGGCGGAGCAAATTCCGGAGATTGTAAAAAGCTCGCGAGGAAATAGCATGAACGGCAATCCGCTTGAATTGAGTGATGCGGAGTTAACGCAGATCTTGGAGGGCATGCTGTGA